ACTTCGTTCATAAACGTCGTGCCGTAATCGCGCTCGGCGTCCGAGAGCGCCCATGCCTGCCGTTTATAATTCCAATTATCCGGAGCCAGCCGCTGCGCCTCTTTGAAGTGCGCGATGGCCTCGGCCCCAAAGCCTTTCTTGTAGAGGTACTCGGCGAGCGCAAATTCGGCGTCGGCCTGCGCGCGCTCCGGGTTGGACGTCTTCAGGCGCTGTTTCATCTCTTCCTCACTGAAGACATAGCGGCTGCGGTCGCCATTCTGCGCCCAGTCGCGAATGGCTTCGAGGTAGGGCGCGGCGTCGATGTGGTGAAACGCTTTATAGCGGTCATCAACGTAAGCGACTTCACTGGGGCGAACGATACGGCCTTGCTCGTTGATCCACACCGCCGTCGGCACATTCACCATGCCATAGCGTTGTGTTACCGCGTGCTTCTCGTCAATCAGCACCGTGTAGTCGAGCTTTTCGCGAGTGATCCACGGGCCGGCGTCGCGCGCCCCGCCGGTGTCTTGCGCGATTGAGACGATCTCGAAATTCTTGTCCTTCAATTCCTGGTAGAGCTTTTGCCATCCTGGCAAATC
The DNA window shown above is from Blastocatellia bacterium and carries:
- a CDS encoding TlpA disulfide reductase family protein; its protein translation is MLRLLWSALLLGLICAAVEAADQGRRVVIYDGVATEVATSAEATADLWVTMADLKRATRFEVKPQGVCRDTLCFPLPKSRRAEFISKKGAASWFNLSAFARLIKQPAAFDQARGVWYFGPRLQAAEASMSSVEAPDFTLPDLGGKLHSLTDFRGKKVLLVTWASWUGCRFDLPGWQKLYQELKDKNFEIVSIAQDTGGARDAGPWITREKLDYTVLIDEKHAVTQRYGMVNVPTAVWINEQGRIVRPSEVAYVDDRYKAFHHIDAAPYLEAIRDWAQNGDRSRYVFSEEEMKQRLKTSNPERAQADAEFALAEYLYKKGFGAEAIAHFKEAQRLAPDNWNYKRQAWALSDAERDYGTTFMNEVKKLNGKPYYEPRRLPEGEKKKN